A DNA window from Novosphingobium sp. RL4 contains the following coding sequences:
- the thiE gene encoding thiamine phosphate synthase produces the protein MEDIEREPTQLYLISPLDVGGTFPERLARALDAAPVAAFQFRVKDVDQHEAARLAEPLQKICAEREVAFIVNDSISLAKRLGADGVHIGQEDGTVEEARNALGRDAQIGVTCHDSRHLAMDAGEEGADYVAFGAFFPTTTKQVKHTAGLDLLEWWQGIFEIPCVAIGGITPENCGPLVKAGADFLAVSGAVWNGDEVAAVKAFHEAMAAAMKAEG, from the coding sequence ATGGAAGACATCGAACGCGAACCGACACAGCTTTACCTGATCTCGCCGCTGGACGTGGGCGGCACGTTCCCCGAACGGCTTGCCCGCGCACTCGATGCCGCGCCTGTCGCGGCGTTCCAGTTCCGGGTCAAGGACGTGGACCAGCACGAGGCTGCGCGTCTTGCAGAGCCCCTGCAGAAGATTTGCGCAGAGCGGGAGGTCGCCTTCATCGTCAACGATTCGATCAGCCTCGCCAAGCGGCTTGGAGCCGACGGCGTGCATATCGGTCAGGAAGACGGGACAGTGGAAGAGGCGCGCAATGCGCTTGGCCGCGATGCGCAGATCGGCGTGACCTGCCATGACAGCCGCCACCTCGCGATGGATGCTGGCGAAGAAGGCGCGGATTACGTGGCGTTCGGAGCATTCTTCCCGACCACTACCAAGCAGGTGAAGCATACTGCTGGGCTCGATCTGCTCGAATGGTGGCAGGGAATCTTCGAAATTCCCTGTGTGGCGATCGGCGGGATCACGCCGGAGAACTGCGGGCCGCTGGTGAAGGCAGGCGCTGACTTCCTCGCGGTTTCGGGCGCGGTCTGGAACGGAGACGAAGTGGCGGCAGTAAAGGCTTTTCACGAAGCCATGGCTGCGGCGATGAAAGCCGAAGGCTGA
- a CDS encoding TIGR03619 family F420-dependent LLM class oxidoreductase, with protein sequence MTFTLSTSLPFDHIDRPEEFGTLDALQEIARTVEAAGFYAGTVTDHPAPSARWLDAGGHYAQDPFVLLSMLGASTTKLRLQTNILVLPYRNPFLTARAVSSLDHFTNGRVILGLGAGYMKAEYKALGVDFDTRNDLMDEYINAMKLAWTGEDFTFEGTGYTALGNRMLPTPAQTPHPPLLVGGNSKRALRRAVELGDAWHPFFVPKSVTDTARTANLEGDDDILAAIGYMADHCGKVGRAEPPKVIASSTYAVKDGWSAQEALDHYANLKSLGVHGSGATIHAETRAQYCDIALKFGEEVIAKIDF encoded by the coding sequence ATGACCTTCACATTAAGCACCAGCCTTCCGTTCGACCATATCGATCGCCCGGAGGAATTCGGCACCCTTGACGCGCTCCAGGAAATCGCCCGCACCGTCGAAGCGGCGGGCTTCTACGCCGGCACCGTCACCGATCACCCGGCGCCCTCAGCGCGCTGGCTCGATGCCGGAGGGCACTATGCGCAGGACCCGTTCGTCCTGCTCTCGATGCTGGGTGCCTCGACGACGAAACTGCGCCTCCAGACCAACATCCTGGTCCTGCCCTATCGCAATCCGTTTCTCACCGCCCGGGCCGTGTCATCGCTTGACCACTTCACGAATGGGCGCGTGATCCTTGGCCTCGGCGCGGGCTACATGAAGGCTGAGTACAAGGCGCTCGGCGTGGATTTCGATACCCGCAACGACCTCATGGACGAATATATCAATGCGATGAAATTGGCCTGGACCGGCGAGGATTTCACGTTCGAGGGCACCGGCTATACCGCGCTCGGCAACCGCATGTTGCCCACGCCTGCACAGACACCGCACCCGCCCCTGCTGGTCGGCGGCAACTCGAAGCGGGCCCTGCGCCGCGCGGTCGAACTGGGTGACGCCTGGCACCCGTTCTTCGTACCCAAGAGCGTTACCGACACTGCGCGCACCGCCAATCTCGAAGGAGACGACGATATCCTCGCCGCGATCGGATACATGGCGGATCACTGCGGAAAAGTCGGCCGTGCCGAGCCCCCCAAAGTCATCGCCTCATCGACTTACGCTGTGAAGGATGGTTGGAGCGCACAGGAAGCGCTCGATCACTATGCCAACCTCAAGTCGCTCGGAGTCCATGGCTCCGGTGCGACGATCCACGCCGAAACACGCGCCCAATATTGCGACATCGCACTGAAGTTCGGCGAGGAAGTTATTGCGAAGATTGATTTTTAA
- a CDS encoding SDR family oxidoreductase — MDAGIIDLTGQVVFVTGGGGGIGRSIALNMADMGADVALIEAVPERCEQLTDMIEARGRKALCIPGNVMDVEALQHAIAAAAEKFGRLDVLVNNAGGVTRRGFLNLAEKNWRRHIDLNLVSNLAATQAALPVMIAGERGGSIINVTSIEAARAAPGYAVYAACKAGVNNLTRTLALEFAEHGIRVNAIAPDYTVTPGTRGQFTGPVDEAIWPRPSAEQEDVIRRRIPLGRAGIDEECGRVAVFLASQMASYVTGTIIPVDGGTWASGGWVRNRDDTWVLPPEPNP, encoded by the coding sequence GTGGACGCCGGCATCATCGACCTTACGGGACAAGTTGTGTTTGTTACCGGCGGCGGAGGCGGGATCGGCAGGTCGATCGCACTGAACATGGCGGACATGGGCGCCGATGTCGCCTTGATCGAGGCGGTGCCTGAACGCTGCGAACAACTCACCGATATGATCGAGGCGCGCGGCCGCAAGGCGCTGTGCATCCCCGGAAACGTGATGGACGTGGAGGCCCTGCAACACGCCATTGCCGCCGCTGCCGAGAAGTTCGGGCGCCTCGATGTGCTGGTGAACAACGCAGGCGGCGTAACGCGCCGGGGCTTTCTCAATCTCGCCGAGAAGAACTGGCGGCGCCACATCGATCTCAACCTTGTTTCCAACCTCGCCGCCACGCAGGCTGCACTGCCAGTCATGATTGCGGGCGAGCGGGGTGGTTCCATCATCAACGTCACCAGTATCGAGGCGGCCCGCGCAGCACCGGGCTACGCGGTCTATGCCGCCTGCAAGGCCGGCGTGAACAACCTGACGCGCACGCTGGCACTGGAATTCGCCGAACACGGCATCCGGGTGAACGCCATAGCGCCCGATTACACGGTAACACCCGGTACGCGCGGACAGTTCACCGGCCCCGTAGATGAAGCCATCTGGCCCAGGCCCAGCGCGGAACAGGAAGACGTGATCCGCCGCCGCATCCCGCTCGGCCGTGCCGGGATCGACGAAGAGTGCGGCCGCGTGGCGGTGTTCCTCGCCTCACAGATGGCAAGCTACGTCACCGGCACGATCATTCCGGTGGACGGCGGAACCTGGGCCTCGGGAGGCTGGGTGCGCAACCGCGACGATACCTGGGTTCTTCCCCCCGAACCGAATCCCTGA
- the cofC gene encoding 2-phospho-L-lactate guanylyltransferase has product MSCWALIPVKAPGLGKTRLARALAPDEREALVCAMFRHVLATARACAAIDRICILGPSRPGLGKGLVRLPDSGSDLNRALGSALGAIATTGPDRVVVLPADLPCLTTADIDRLASLPAGVVGVAPDRHGTGTNALSLTLPETIWFPFSFGEESYSRHCDETKKLGLTVETILSGGLEKDIDEPADLPDAEHLLSAVSLLRQPIAKGRRRLA; this is encoded by the coding sequence GTGAGCTGCTGGGCGCTCATCCCGGTCAAGGCGCCGGGCCTCGGCAAGACGAGGCTGGCCCGGGCACTTGCTCCGGATGAGCGCGAAGCCCTCGTCTGCGCGATGTTCCGCCATGTCCTGGCAACCGCACGCGCCTGCGCGGCAATCGACCGGATCTGCATATTGGGGCCGTCCCGTCCCGGTCTTGGCAAGGGCCTTGTAAGGTTGCCTGACTCCGGATCCGACCTGAACCGGGCGCTGGGATCGGCGCTTGGTGCGATCGCCACGACCGGCCCGGACCGCGTCGTGGTGCTTCCCGCAGATCTTCCCTGCCTGACGACCGCTGACATCGACCGGCTCGCGAGCCTGCCCGCAGGTGTAGTCGGCGTGGCGCCCGATCGGCATGGTACGGGGACCAACGCTCTCTCGCTGACGTTGCCCGAAACCATATGGTTTCCTTTCTCCTTCGGTGAAGAAAGCTACTCAAGGCACTGCGATGAAACGAAAAAACTTGGACTGACCGTGGAGACGATCCTCTCCGGCGGGCTGGAAAAAGATATAGACGAGCCCGCCGATCTGCCAGATGCTGAACATCTGTTGAGCGCCGTATCCTTATTGCGGCAGCCCATCGCCAAAGGCCGAAGACGGCTGGCATAA
- the npdG gene encoding NADPH-dependent F420 reductase, with protein sequence MAAIAVIGGTGALGKGIARRLVQAGHEVTIGSRTADKAQVTAGELGAAGHAENVEAARGKDVVIVAVPHASQGDTLRQIRDAVGNAVVVDTTVPLVPPKVMRVQLPAEGSAAMQAREHLGPDARLVTAFHNVSAHHLDSDHAIDCDVLVFSDDVEARNTVVGLCPGMGIRGLSGGALANSAAAEALTSILIYMNKTYKADGAGIRFTNLAQAPLVP encoded by the coding sequence ATGGCAGCGATCGCAGTGATCGGCGGAACCGGCGCTCTCGGCAAGGGCATTGCCCGCAGGCTGGTCCAGGCCGGTCACGAAGTGACCATCGGTTCACGCACGGCAGACAAGGCACAGGTGACGGCCGGGGAACTGGGTGCCGCCGGCCACGCTGAAAATGTCGAGGCCGCGCGCGGCAAGGACGTGGTGATCGTGGCCGTTCCCCATGCCTCGCAGGGCGACACCCTGCGCCAGATCCGCGACGCGGTCGGCAATGCCGTGGTTGTCGACACGACCGTGCCGCTGGTCCCGCCCAAGGTCATGCGCGTACAGCTTCCCGCAGAAGGCAGCGCCGCCATGCAGGCGCGCGAACACCTCGGGCCGGATGCGAGGCTGGTCACGGCGTTCCACAATGTGTCGGCCCATCATCTCGACAGCGACCACGCTATCGATTGTGATGTGCTGGTCTTCAGCGATGACGTGGAGGCGCGCAACACCGTGGTCGGCCTGTGCCCCGGAATGGGCATTCGGGGCCTCTCCGGCGGGGCGCTGGCCAACTCGGCGGCGGCAGAGGCTCTGACCTCGATCCTCATTTACATGAACAAGACCTACAAGGCAGACGGGGCGGGCATACGCTTCACGAACCTTGCCCAGGCTCCGCTGGTCCCGTGA
- the cofE gene encoding coenzyme F420-0:L-glutamate ligase, with product MNRIPELTVRPLAGMPMFAAGMSVAQAICSAMAASGDGFRDGDICVVAQKIVSKAEGRTRDLSRIAPGAEAERLARDTGRDAPMMQAILDESSHILRSNPAAVIACHRTGHVLANAGIDASNVEGGDAGRVLLWPLDPDGSARALRSALQAENGVRIGVVIADSMGRAWRIGTLGTAIGCAGIAVLEDRRGRATDLYGRTLQATVIGIADSLAAMAGLAMGEGDEGTPVALVRGGARWVTDEDGPGAASGLRPMEQDMFR from the coding sequence ATGAACAGAATTCCAGAACTGACCGTACGACCGCTGGCCGGAATGCCCATGTTCGCCGCCGGAATGTCGGTAGCGCAAGCGATTTGCTCTGCCATGGCCGCTTCCGGCGACGGGTTCCGTGACGGCGATATCTGCGTGGTGGCCCAGAAGATCGTCTCCAAGGCGGAGGGCCGCACGCGCGATCTGTCGCGCATTGCACCCGGTGCCGAGGCCGAGCGCCTTGCACGCGATACCGGCCGCGATGCGCCGATGATGCAGGCCATTCTGGACGAGAGTTCGCACATCCTGCGAAGCAACCCCGCGGCCGTGATCGCTTGCCATCGCACCGGGCATGTCCTTGCCAATGCAGGCATCGACGCATCGAACGTGGAAGGGGGAGACGCCGGCCGGGTTCTGCTCTGGCCGCTGGACCCCGATGGCTCCGCACGAGCCTTGCGCAGCGCATTGCAGGCAGAGAATGGCGTCAGGATCGGCGTGGTGATCGCGGATTCGATGGGCCGCGCCTGGCGGATCGGAACGCTGGGCACGGCGATCGGCTGCGCCGGGATAGCCGTGCTGGAAGACCGGCGGGGGCGGGCCACGGACCTTTATGGACGAACCTTGCAGGCAACGGTGATCGGTATTGCGGATTCGCTCGCCGCGATGGCTGGGCTGGCCATGGGCGAGGGTGACGAGGGCACGCCTGTCGCCCTTGTGCGCGGCGGCGCGCGCTGGGTGACGGACGAGGACGGGCCCGGTGCGGCGAGCGGGCTGAGACCCATGGAGCAGGACATGTTTCGATGA
- the cofD gene encoding 2-phospho-L-lactate transferase, which yields MSGRHVLALSGGVGGAKLAAGLAAVMDPSDLTIAVNTGDDFEHLGLTICPDIDSVIYALAGLNDIQRGWGVKDETWQAMAMLRAMGEEDWFNLGDRDLAMHLARSWRLRAGESLSDVTARLAGELGIAHAIVPMSDGPVRTQVRTVAGWTDFQRWFVGEQCGPAVSAIRFEGVPGALPSPGLAAALGREDLAAIVICPSNPYLSVDPILAVDGIREAVAARRVPLIAVSPLVGGAAVKGPLAKLLAGMGQAVGNAAIADHYGDLLDHLLIDHADEADVSGLQARGLQVTVTKTMMREAADRTRLAQEVLALAGA from the coding sequence ATGAGCGGGCGTCATGTCCTTGCGCTTTCCGGCGGTGTCGGCGGGGCCAAGCTGGCGGCTGGCCTGGCTGCGGTCATGGATCCGTCCGACCTCACCATCGCCGTGAACACGGGCGACGATTTCGAACACCTGGGCCTGACCATCTGCCCCGACATCGATTCCGTCATCTATGCGCTTGCCGGTCTCAACGACATCCAGCGCGGATGGGGCGTCAAGGATGAGACGTGGCAGGCCATGGCCATGCTGCGCGCTATGGGCGAGGAGGACTGGTTCAATCTCGGCGATCGCGACCTCGCGATGCATCTGGCGCGGAGCTGGCGGTTACGCGCGGGTGAAAGCCTTTCAGACGTGACTGCGCGGCTTGCCGGCGAACTGGGAATCGCCCACGCGATCGTTCCGATGAGCGACGGGCCGGTGCGCACCCAGGTTCGCACGGTGGCGGGATGGACGGACTTCCAGCGGTGGTTCGTCGGCGAGCAGTGCGGCCCGGCTGTCTCCGCGATCCGTTTCGAGGGTGTGCCGGGCGCGTTGCCTTCGCCCGGTCTGGCCGCGGCGCTGGGCCGTGAGGACCTGGCGGCAATCGTGATTTGTCCCTCGAATCCGTACCTCAGCGTCGATCCGATCCTTGCCGTTGACGGTATTCGCGAAGCGGTTGCGGCACGGCGCGTGCCGCTGATCGCAGTCTCGCCGCTGGTAGGCGGTGCTGCCGTGAAAGGGCCGCTGGCGAAGTTGCTGGCCGGGATGGGGCAGGCGGTGGGCAATGCGGCCATCGCTGATCACTACGGCGATCTTCTCGACCACCTCTTGATCGACCATGCCGATGAGGCCGATGTCTCTGGTTTGCAGGCGCGGGGACTTCAGGTCACCGTGACGAAGACAATGATGCGCGAAGCCGCCGACAGGACAAGGCTCGCGCAGGAGGTGCTTGCCCTCGCAGGTGCCTGA
- the cofH gene encoding 5-amino-6-(D-ribitylamino)uracil--L-tyrosine 4-hydroxyphenyl transferase CofH, whose translation MQDETAQSSADELKAWLLAAPLEEVTARARARRDARGPARMTYSPKVFIPLTRLCADVCHYCTFATTPSRLEAPYLTPDEVLAIARAGAASGCREALFTLGDAPERRYAAAREWLAERGFARTVDYVRHCAELVLGETGLLPHVNAGLLEQQDYAMLRPVAASAGLMLESISERLLEKGMCHHGSPDKVPALRLASLAAAGEARVPMTSGVLIGIGETAEERLDSLFALRDLHCEHGHLQEVIVQNFCPKPGTKMAEAPEATENDFLRVVAAARLILPDEVSVQAPPNLNDERLVELIDAGIDDWGGISPVTLDHVNPEAPWPEVERLRAICAGKGLPLVERLTIYPRFITTEESSWIDPAIRPAVLRHADAEGLARDSVWSPGLAGQHAPGNVHAPLGRQHEGPVAASLHRILERAASGATLGEDDIVALFATRGAAAQAVVDAADALRAEVSGETVTYVVNRNINYTNICTHTCSFCAFSKTSSKAGFRDKPYNLDLGEIAGRAREAVARGATEVCLQGGIHPSYTGDTYLSIVRAVKEACPDLHVHAFSPLEVSQGARTLGMPVGDYLAMLKDAGLGSLPGTAAEILCDDIREQICPGKLTTQEWLDVVGSAHRVGLPTTSTVMFGHLEGTGHWARHLLALRNLQLDTGGITEFVPLPLVHMEAPFYRRGQCRKGPTWREAVMMHAVARLALNGAINSIQCSWVKLGMDGAAAVLAAGANDLGGVLMDESISRAAGAAHGQGVTIEELRQAAESVGRRLRQRTTLYGEVPLELA comes from the coding sequence ATGCAGGATGAAACCGCCCAATCGTCAGCGGATGAACTGAAGGCGTGGCTGCTGGCCGCACCGCTGGAAGAGGTCACCGCGCGGGCAAGAGCGCGGCGCGATGCGCGCGGGCCGGCACGGATGACGTATTCGCCCAAGGTGTTCATCCCCCTGACGCGCCTCTGCGCGGACGTCTGCCACTACTGCACTTTCGCGACCACGCCCTCGCGGCTTGAAGCGCCTTACCTGACGCCTGACGAAGTGCTGGCGATCGCCCGCGCCGGTGCCGCTTCGGGTTGCCGTGAGGCTTTGTTCACGCTGGGTGATGCCCCCGAACGCCGCTACGCCGCCGCGCGCGAATGGCTGGCCGAACGCGGGTTTGCCCGCACCGTCGACTATGTGCGGCACTGCGCCGAACTGGTGCTTGGGGAAACCGGGCTTCTGCCGCACGTCAATGCGGGGCTGTTGGAGCAGCAGGATTACGCGATGCTGCGCCCGGTCGCTGCGTCGGCAGGGCTTATGCTGGAAAGCATCTCCGAGCGGTTGCTGGAAAAGGGCATGTGTCACCACGGCTCGCCGGACAAGGTGCCGGCGCTTCGCCTCGCCTCGCTGGCGGCCGCCGGGGAGGCGAGGGTGCCGATGACCAGCGGCGTCTTGATCGGAATCGGCGAGACCGCCGAAGAGCGGCTCGACAGCCTTTTTGCACTGCGAGACCTGCACTGCGAGCATGGGCATCTGCAGGAAGTGATCGTCCAGAACTTCTGCCCGAAACCCGGTACGAAGATGGCGGAGGCGCCCGAAGCCACCGAAAACGATTTCCTGCGCGTAGTCGCTGCCGCGCGCCTTATCCTGCCTGACGAGGTATCGGTTCAGGCGCCGCCCAATCTCAACGATGAGCGACTGGTAGAACTCATCGACGCAGGGATCGACGACTGGGGCGGCATCTCCCCTGTCACGCTCGATCATGTGAACCCGGAAGCGCCCTGGCCTGAAGTCGAGCGGCTGCGCGCGATCTGCGCGGGCAAGGGGCTGCCGCTGGTCGAGCGGCTGACGATCTATCCGCGTTTCATCACGACCGAAGAAAGTTCATGGATCGACCCGGCGATCCGTCCAGCCGTTCTTCGTCATGCCGATGCCGAAGGGCTGGCGCGTGACAGCGTCTGGAGCCCAGGCCTTGCAGGCCAGCATGCGCCGGGCAACGTCCACGCGCCGCTGGGGCGCCAGCACGAAGGTCCGGTGGCCGCGTCCCTCCATCGTATCCTTGAGCGGGCGGCCAGCGGGGCGACGCTGGGCGAGGACGATATCGTGGCACTCTTCGCAACGCGGGGCGCTGCGGCGCAGGCCGTGGTCGACGCCGCGGATGCCCTGCGGGCCGAAGTCAGCGGCGAGACGGTAACCTATGTCGTCAACCGCAACATCAATTATACGAATATCTGCACGCACACCTGTTCGTTCTGCGCGTTTTCGAAAACCAGCAGCAAGGCCGGGTTCCGCGACAAGCCCTATAACCTCGATCTCGGCGAGATCGCCGGGCGTGCCCGCGAAGCCGTTGCACGCGGGGCGACCGAGGTGTGCCTCCAGGGCGGCATCCACCCCAGCTATACAGGAGATACCTACCTTTCGATCGTGCGCGCCGTGAAGGAGGCTTGCCCCGATCTGCACGTTCACGCCTTTTCACCGCTTGAGGTGAGCCAGGGCGCTCGCACGCTGGGCATGCCGGTCGGGGATTACCTCGCCATGCTCAAGGATGCGGGGCTGGGCTCTCTGCCCGGCACCGCGGCGGAAATCTTGTGCGACGATATTCGCGAGCAGATCTGCCCCGGCAAGCTGACGACGCAGGAATGGCTAGACGTGGTCGGCAGTGCTCACCGCGTGGGTCTGCCCACGACCTCGACGGTGATGTTCGGCCACCTTGAAGGCACCGGGCACTGGGCTCGCCACTTGCTGGCCTTGCGCAATCTCCAGCTCGATACGGGCGGAATTACCGAGTTTGTGCCGCTGCCGCTCGTGCATATGGAGGCGCCGTTCTATCGACGCGGACAATGTCGTAAAGGGCCGACCTGGCGCGAGGCGGTGATGATGCATGCCGTGGCGCGGCTTGCGCTCAACGGTGCGATCAACTCGATCCAGTGCTCTTGGGTGAAACTCGGGATGGACGGTGCCGCTGCGGTCCTTGCAGCGGGGGCCAACGACCTCGGCGGGGTGCTCATGGACGAAAGCATCAGCCGCGCGGCAGGCGCAGCGCACGGACAGGGCGTGACGATAGAGGAATTGCGCCAGGCTGCCGAAAGCGTGGGCCGGCGGTTGAGACAGCGCACGACGCTCTACGGCGAGGTTCCGCTGGAATTGGCCTGA
- a CDS encoding sulfotransferase gives MTEPLTADKLVGDALVEQAMKDTGIRDFDNDTWHEGFDVFVNDFNAGIARGQYTEGGIARGTADTLHYLRGRLKISDYLRQNPELLSRPVERPVFVMGVPRTGTTLLSNLLAADPARRSPLTWEIDDPVPPVASADLLTTDPRAQARLAQEKAMLEANPAMGKYYRGSAVYPNECVFFMAHDFKTLMIDSKGKLPEYKEFIFSCDMTSAYEYHKKFLQVLQQNAGGVWNVKKPSHALWLETIFKVYPDARVLWAHRDPFTATGSLCSVISLSHMAHMGKPDTAWLKENYTWQAAEHANRIMDFRDKHGEDKVIDVHYADMTADPIGTMKKVYQQLGDEWTAEAEAGIQQWVNDNPQDKFGKHEYKLAQYGIEKAELEPLFERYLSRYDVAREG, from the coding sequence ATGACCGAGCCACTCACGGCGGACAAGCTCGTCGGCGACGCTCTCGTCGAACAGGCGATGAAGGACACCGGCATCCGGGACTTCGACAACGACACCTGGCACGAAGGCTTCGACGTCTTCGTGAACGACTTCAACGCCGGGATCGCGCGCGGGCAGTACACAGAGGGAGGCATCGCGCGCGGGACCGCCGACACGCTCCACTATCTGCGCGGCCGTCTGAAGATTTCGGACTACCTGCGTCAGAACCCCGAACTTCTCAGCCGCCCGGTCGAGCGGCCGGTCTTCGTAATGGGCGTGCCCCGCACCGGCACCACGCTGCTTTCGAACCTGCTGGCTGCCGATCCTGCGCGCCGTTCGCCGCTGACCTGGGAAATTGACGATCCGGTGCCGCCGGTCGCCTCGGCCGACCTGCTGACCACCGACCCACGCGCACAGGCGCGTCTGGCGCAGGAAAAGGCTATGCTCGAAGCCAATCCGGCCATGGGCAAGTACTATCGCGGCTCGGCCGTCTATCCGAACGAGTGCGTGTTCTTCATGGCGCACGACTTCAAGACGCTGATGATCGATTCCAAGGGCAAGCTGCCGGAATACAAGGAGTTCATCTTCTCCTGCGACATGACCAGCGCTTACGAATACCACAAGAAGTTCCTGCAAGTGCTTCAGCAGAACGCGGGCGGCGTGTGGAACGTGAAGAAGCCCAGCCACGCGCTGTGGCTGGAGACGATCTTCAAGGTCTATCCCGATGCCCGGGTCCTTTGGGCGCATCGCGATCCCTTCACTGCCACGGGCTCGCTCTGCTCGGTCATCTCGCTCAGCCACATGGCGCACATGGGCAAGCCGGACACCGCGTGGCTCAAGGAAAACTACACCTGGCAGGCCGCCGAGCACGCCAACCGCATCATGGATTTCCGCGACAAGCACGGCGAGGACAAGGTGATCGACGTCCACTACGCCGACATGACCGCCGATCCGATCGGCACGATGAAGAAGGTCTACCAGCAGCTTGGCGACGAATGGACCGCCGAGGCGGAGGCCGGCATCCAGCAGTGGGTGAACGACAACCCGCAGGACAAGTTCGGCAAGCACGAATACAAGCTCGCACAGTACGGCATAGAGAAGGCGGAGCTTGAGCCGCTCTTCGAACGCTACCTTTCCCGCTATGACGTTGCGCGCGAAGGCTGA
- a CDS encoding helix-turn-helix transcriptional regulator has translation MQASEAAHLPTMIVDAELSAPGICAQIVRFDIPEPTDTRHALGEGYHVNMCLTPRPLESRGGYRERWGPHRFERLGDIFAIPPGESLYIRGGRGRQASLVCTIDAAMVHEFIGQTLNWDDAHLAAALDIASAQVRALLFRITAEVRHPGLASRRMLELLGGELSIELGRYGLEVSERPMTGGLSGWRLRLIEERLAGDLAAPSLQELADLCSLSVRQLTRGFRVSRACSIGDYIEQRRMEAAKRMLMDGDSVKTVAFAMGFSSPSSFTFAFRRAVGASPSTFRQRQGRALGSMHSVAA, from the coding sequence ATGCAAGCGAGCGAGGCAGCCCACCTGCCTACCATGATCGTCGACGCCGAACTGTCGGCACCGGGCATCTGCGCACAGATCGTGCGTTTCGACATTCCCGAGCCGACCGACACACGCCACGCCCTGGGCGAAGGCTATCACGTCAACATGTGCCTCACCCCGCGCCCCCTTGAATCGCGTGGCGGATACCGCGAACGCTGGGGCCCGCACCGTTTCGAGCGACTGGGTGACATCTTCGCGATCCCACCGGGCGAATCGCTCTACATTCGCGGCGGACGCGGCAGGCAGGCCTCGCTGGTCTGCACGATAGACGCCGCCATGGTCCACGAGTTCATCGGACAGACGCTGAACTGGGACGATGCGCATCTCGCCGCCGCGCTCGACATCGCCAGTGCGCAAGTGCGGGCGCTGCTGTTCCGCATCACCGCCGAAGTGCGCCACCCCGGCCTCGCTTCGCGCCGGATGCTCGAACTGCTGGGCGGAGAACTGTCCATCGAACTCGGTCGCTACGGCCTCGAAGTCTCGGAGCGCCCGATGACCGGGGGGCTTTCCGGCTGGCGGCTGAGGCTGATCGAGGAACGGCTGGCCGGAGACCTCGCCGCCCCTTCGCTTCAGGAGTTGGCAGACCTCTGTTCGCTGTCGGTGCGCCAACTCACGCGCGGCTTCCGGGTGAGCCGTGCCTGTTCGATCGGCGACTATATCGAGCAGCGCCGGATGGAAGCCGCCAAGCGCATGTTGATGGACGGCGACAGCGTGAAGACAGTCGCCTTCGCCATGGGTTTCTCCTCTCCTTCGAGCTTCACTTTCGCCTTCCGGCGCGCCGTCGGCGCCAGTCCCAGCACCTTCCGCCAGCGGCAAGGCCGTGCGCTGGGATCGATGCACTCCGTTGCCGCATAA